CCGGGTGATGAAATCGCAGGGGCTGCAACTGCAAGACAGCCAGGTGACGACGGCGGAGCGCCTGGAGAAGCTGGCGGCGGCGGCGGTGAAGGCGGCCTGCATCGATATCCAATTGACCCAGGAGCGCGACGGAAAACATGAGTTGCCAGGCTCCACGGTGTTCACCGAGCCGGAAATGGCGACGATCGAGGCGCTCGTCCCGACACTCGAAGGCAACACCGACCGGCAGAAGAACCCTCACCCGGTCAAAAGCCTGGCGCGGGCCAGTTGGGTCGTTGCTCGCCTGGGTGGCTGGAACTGCTACTACAAACCACCGGGTCCGATCACCATTCGCCGCGGCATGGAGCAGTTCTACGCCATCCATCGCGGCACATCGCTCGAAATGCGCATGCAACAAGATGTGAGAATCCCCTAGCGCGAAAGCGGGGACCCACGCTGCCTGGGTCCCCGCTTTCGCGGGGATGACGAGGTTCTGGGCACTTGGCCGAACCCCGCAATATCAACGACGCAGAGCACTAGGCTGCGGCTGGCACAACGTCCTGATTGGTCGCCAACTGTGGCAGCAGCGGCAGCAGCGTCTTCAGATCGCGCTCCGCGACGCAGACCAAATACTGCCGCGCCTCCTCCAGCGTCTCGTCACGAGTCTCCGGCAGCGGCAGCCCGTCCGCGCCCAACGGCAACGCCGTAAGCCCCAGGTCGCCGTAGACCTTCAGTAGCCCGGGACCGGCGCGCCAGAACGCCGGATCCAGCCCCTCCTGCTGCGCCAGATCGCGCAGCCGCCAGATCGCCGAGACCCGATCGCTCTCGGCACCGGTTGGGTCGCCGAGCCCCAGCAACACGCGGCCACAGCGGCGGAATGGGATGCCGGCGCGCTCCGCCTCACCCAGCACCATGCCGTCCGCGCGGGCCGGCGGGATCGTGCCACCGAGCAGTGCCAGACGCTGTCTCGCCGCCCCATCCCACGGCAGCCATCGCACCTTGCCCGGCCGCAGCAGCCGCCAGATCGCGATCAACGCCAGCAACACCGCCGCCGCCACGGTCACCCGCACCGAATGCGGCAGGTCGCGTGACATCACCACCGCCCACCACGCGTTGTTCGCCATCAGGTGCACGCGGGGCCGCGTCGCCACCAACCCCAGCAGACCGATCACCAACGCGAACAGCGACACCGCGGTCGCCGGTTCCAGTGGTCCGCTCAACAGGCTGGCATGGCGGTAGAAGCTCCGCCGCAACGGTGCCACCAGCACGGCGACCACCACCAGCACGCCGGCAATCCACAACCGTTGCCCCTGTGATGC
Above is a genomic segment from Polyangia bacterium containing:
- a CDS encoding phosphatidylglycerol lysyltransferase domain-containing protein: ASQGQRLWIAGVLVVVAVLVAPLRRSFYRHASLLSGPLEPATAVSLFALVIGLLGLVATRPRVHLMANNAWWAVVMSRDLPHSVRVTVAAAVLLALIAIWRLLRPGKVRWLPWDGAARQRLALLGGTIPPARADGMVLGEAERAGIPFRRCGRVLLGLGDPTGAESDRVSAIWRLRDLAQQEGLDPAFWRAGPGLLKVYGDLGLTALPLGADGLPLPETRDETLEEARQYLVCVAERDLKTLLPLLPQLATNQDVVPAAA